The following DNA comes from Pseudomonas sp. MYb118.
GACGGCGGGCATCCCTTGGGCCTGCTGCGCCTGGACGGTGCGGCGCCCATCGCCGGCTACATCGCCACTGAAAAGGCCCGTACCGCGGCGCTGGGACGGCGTGACAGCAAGGCTTACGAAGACATGATCAACGGCGGACGCCAGGCGTTTCTCAGTGCCCCGAATTTGCAAGGCATGCTCGAAGGCGGGGTAGCGATCTGGCACGAGAGTCATTGCCTCGGGGCGATTGGCGTCTCGGGGGTGAAGGCGGAGCAGGACTCCGAGCTGGCGCAGCTGGCGGTCTGTAGGAGCGAGCTTGCTCGCGATGCTCTCCAACGATAACGCCCAACACCTGACACCCCACGGCGGTCTTGAACCTATCGCGAGCAGGCTCGCTCCCACAGTGGTTTGGTGGTGTACACCTATTGTGTGATCACCCCATCCCTCCTGTAGGAGCGAGCTTGCTCGCGATTACGTGGGCCGCCTGAACGCCCGCGGTGCCTGGGCCACCATCGCGAGCAAGCTCGCTCCTACAGGTTTGAGGGTGGATCTTCTGCCTGTGACAGCGGCCGGGCCACCAGCTCAAGCGGCTGCCGTTCCGCGGCTACGCCCCAAATGGCTTGCACTGTCCCGGCAATCACCATCAGCGCCGCCCCCAGCAAATAGCCATAAAACACATTCAGCCGCGAACCGGTTTCGATCAGCGCACCGAACAACGTCGGGCCGATCAAACCGCCCAGCCCGGTGCCAAACGCATAAAACACGGCGATGGCCAGCGCACGGATCTCCAGCGGGAAGGTCTCTGCCACGGTCAGATACGCCGAGCTGGCCGCCGCCGAGGCGAAGAAGAAAATCACCATCCAGGCGACGGTCTGTTGAGTGACGTCGATCAGCTGTTGCTCGAACAGATACCCACTGACGCCCAACAGCACCCCGGACAGCAGATACGTCGAGCTGATCATGATGCGCCGCCCAACCACGTCGAACAGCCGCCCCAGCAACAGCGGCCCACAGGAATTGCCCAGGGCAAACGGCAACACATACCAGCCCACCTGCGCCGCCGGCACGCCGTAGAAGTCGGTGAGCACCAGCGCATAGGTAAAGAAAATCGCGTTGTAGAAAAATGCCTGGGCGGTCAGCAAAGTCAGCCCCACCAGCGCCCGGCGCCGGTGCTCCACGAACAGGCTGTGAAACACCTCGCGCAACGGCGTGTGATCCCGCGCACGCAGGCGCAAGGGCGGAGCTTGCAACGGCGGCACCTCGATCCCGCGTTCGCGATAATGACGCTCGATATCGGCGACGATGCGCTCTGCCTCTTCCGGCCGATTATGGATCATCAACCAGCGCGGGCTTTCCGGAACCCACAGACGCATCAGCATGATCAACAGCCCGAGCACCGCGCCAATGCCGAAACACAAGCGCCAGCCCAACTCGCCGCCAGCCACCGTCGGGTCGAGCAGGATCACCGCACCCACCGCCCCCAAAGCAGCACCGAGCCAGAACGTGCCGTTGATGGTCAGGTCGACCCAGCCACGATAACGCGCCGGAGTGAACTCCTGGATGGTCGAATTGATCGCCGTGTATTCGCCACCAATCCCGGCCCCGGTAAGAAAACGAAACAGCAGGAAACTGGCGAAATTCCAGGAAAACGCCGTGGCCGCCGTCGCGCCGATGTACAGGAACAGCGTGATGAAGAACAACTTGCGCCGCCCCAGGCGGTCGGTCAGCCAGCCAAAGAACAGCGCGCCCAGCACCGCGCCGGCAATATAAGTGGCGCCCGCCAGGCCGATGTCGGTATTGCTCATGGCCAATACCGGACTGTCCTTGAGCGCGCCGGACACCGAACCCGCCAGCGTGACCTCCAGGCCATCGAGCAGCCAGGTAATGCCCAGCGCCATGACCAGCAGGGTGTGAAAACGCGTCCAGGGCAGGCGGTCCAGGCGGGCGGGGATGTCGGTGCTGTACAAATGCTCCTGCGCCGGGGCGTTGGCTGGCGGGGGCAGGGCTTGGGTGGTCATGGCCGTACCGGTTCGCTGACGGGTTTGCTTAGCAAAGGAGCCTGGCAGCGACCGGAGAGTTCCAAAAAACGCGGGGGTCTGGTGACTGTGCTCAGAGGCTGTCGGGATCCCCAAAGAACATCTGAATCCGAGACCGCAACCATCTCTCCCCCGGATCATTATCCTGCGACCCCCGCCAAGCCATGTGCAACTCGAAACTACGCGTCGGCAACGGCGGATCTTCAGCCCGCAACCCGCCCGCTGCCGTCAGTGCTTCCGCCGTGTAATCCGGTACGGTGGCAACAATGTCAGTGCCGGTCAGCAGCGTGCCCAAACCATTGAACTGCGGCACGGCCAGTACCACGTGGCGTTTACGATCGAGTTTTTCCAGTTCTTCGTCGATGAAGCCGCTGAGGTCGCCGGCGAAGGACACCAGCGCATGCGGGCGGGCGCAGAAGTCGTCCAGGCTCAGGGAGCCCGGCACGCTGTCGGCGCGCAGCAGTTTGGGCATGCTGCGGCGCAGTACTTTGCGCTTGGCGTTGGCCGGCAGGTCGGTGGTATAGCTGACGCCGATGGAAATCTCGCCGGAAGCCAGCAGGCTTGGCATGAGGATGTAATTGACGCGACGGATCACCAGCACGATGCCGGGCGATTCGGCGCGCAGGCGCTTGAGCAGCATTGGCAGCAGGGCGAATTCGACGTCGTCCGAAAGGCCGATGCGGAATACCGCGGTGCTGGTGGCCGGGTCGAATTCCGCCGCGCGGCTGACCGCCGTGGAAATCGAGTCCAGGGCGGGCGAGAGCAGGGCGAAGATTTCCACCGCCCGGGCCGAGGGTTCCATGCTGCGGCCGGTGCGCACGAACAACGGGTCGTCGAACAGCCCGCGCAGGCGCGAAAGCGCCGCGCTGATGGCCGGCTGGCCGAGGAACAGCTTCTCCGCGGCGCGGGTCACGCTGCGTTCGTGCATCAGTGTTTCGAAAACGATTAACAGGTTCAGGTCGACACGACGCAGGTCATTACGATTCATCTGGAGTCCTGGCAGAGTCATCAAGCTTGACGAGAGCGGCCATATGAGAACAATGGCCGGCATGAATATTACGGGGAAAGGCTGCTACTCTGCACCGAGTAATTGAGTTTTCCTGCGAAGGTTGTGTCTATTTCTTACGACATTTGACGAAGTCGCCGCTGCTGCGGAATTAATGACAGGCATGTCGACTATTAATAGCCACTGATGGTCTTGGGCACAAAGCCCGGATAGAGTTCAGGGCATTAGAGGTTCATTTGGCGAGGTTTGCGATGTCCCGCACGATCCGTTTTCACAAGTTTGGTCCAGCCGAGGTGCTCAAATGCGAAGAGCATGTGGCGGCTCTCCCTGCACCGGGCGAAGTGCAGGTGCGCGTCGAGGCGATCGGCATCAGCTGGTATGACATTCTCTGGCGTCAGAACCTGGCGTCGTCCCATGCACGTCTGCCTTCGGGCCTTGGCCATGAGATGGCTGGCGTGGTGACGGCGGTCGGCGAGGGCGTCGATGACCTGGCGGTCGGCGACAAGGTTGCCAGCTTCCCGGCCGAAAGCCCGAACGACTACCCGGTCTATGGCGAAGAAATCGTGCTGCCGCGTACGGCAGTCACCCGCTACCCGGACGTGCTCAGCCCGATCGAGGCGGCGGTGCACTACACGCCGTTGCTGGTCGCCTACTTTGCCTACACCGACCTGGCACGGGTCAAGCCCGGGCAATTTGCCCTGGTGACCGACGCCAGTCACTGTGCCGGTCCATCTTTCGTGCAACTGGGCAAGGCCCTGGGCATTCGGGTGATCGCGGCCACCAAGACGGCGGAAGAGCGTGAATACCTGCTGTCCCTCGGTGCGGAAAAGGTTATCGTCACCGAAGAACAGGATCTGCTCATGCAGATCAACAAGATCACTGACAATCGCGGCGTAGACGTGGTATTCGACGGTCTTGGTGGCCCGCAGATGTCGATGCTGGGCGATGTCCTGGCACCGCGCGGCAGCCT
Coding sequences within:
- a CDS encoding heme-binding protein, yielding MQTKAFLSEYEVSRLLAAASELARERNWAVAIAVVDDGGHPLGLLRLDGAAPIAGYIATEKARTAALGRRDSKAYEDMINGGRQAFLSAPNLQGMLEGGVAIWHESHCLGAIGVSGVKAEQDSELAQLAVCRSELARDALQR
- a CDS encoding MFS transporter, with the protein product MTTQALPPPANAPAQEHLYSTDIPARLDRLPWTRFHTLLVMALGITWLLDGLEVTLAGSVSGALKDSPVLAMSNTDIGLAGATYIAGAVLGALFFGWLTDRLGRRKLFFITLFLYIGATAATAFSWNFASFLLFRFLTGAGIGGEYTAINSTIQEFTPARYRGWVDLTINGTFWLGAALGAVGAVILLDPTVAGGELGWRLCFGIGAVLGLLIMLMRLWVPESPRWLMIHNRPEEAERIVADIERHYRERGIEVPPLQAPPLRLRARDHTPLREVFHSLFVEHRRRALVGLTLLTAQAFFYNAIFFTYALVLTDFYGVPAAQVGWYVLPFALGNSCGPLLLGRLFDVVGRRIMISSTYLLSGVLLGVSGYLFEQQLIDVTQQTVAWMVIFFFASAAASSAYLTVAETFPLEIRALAIAVFYAFGTGLGGLIGPTLFGALIETGSRLNVFYGYLLGAALMVIAGTVQAIWGVAAERQPLELVARPLSQAEDPPSNL
- a CDS encoding LysR family transcriptional regulator, which translates into the protein MNRNDLRRVDLNLLIVFETLMHERSVTRAAEKLFLGQPAISAALSRLRGLFDDPLFVRTGRSMEPSARAVEIFALLSPALDSISTAVSRAAEFDPATSTAVFRIGLSDDVEFALLPMLLKRLRAESPGIVLVIRRVNYILMPSLLASGEISIGVSYTTDLPANAKRKVLRRSMPKLLRADSVPGSLSLDDFCARPHALVSFAGDLSGFIDEELEKLDRKRHVVLAVPQFNGLGTLLTGTDIVATVPDYTAEALTAAGGLRAEDPPLPTRSFELHMAWRGSQDNDPGERWLRSRIQMFFGDPDSL
- a CDS encoding zinc-dependent alcohol dehydrogenase family protein, coding for MSRTIRFHKFGPAEVLKCEEHVAALPAPGEVQVRVEAIGISWYDILWRQNLASSHARLPSGLGHEMAGVVTAVGEGVDDLAVGDKVASFPAESPNDYPVYGEEIVLPRTAVTRYPDVLSPIEAAVHYTPLLVAYFAYTDLARVKPGQFALVTDASHCAGPSFVQLGKALGIRVIAATKTAEEREYLLSLGAEKVIVTEEQDLLMQINKITDNRGVDVVFDGLGGPQMSMLGDVLAPRGSLVLYGLQGGNQTPFPACAAFQKNIQFFVHCIGNFTGKPELGIIQDQVALQRALRDINQLTADRVLVPLKTRVFPFSEFVEAHRYMDECPCRERVALQVEPT